One region of Cyanobium sp. M30B3 genomic DNA includes:
- the ilvC gene encoding ketol-acid reductoisomerase: protein MAQLFYDSDADLSLLSGKTVAIIGYGSQGHAHALNLKDSGIDVVVGLYEGSRSADKARADGLEVLSVADACAKADWIMVLLPDEAQKAVYEKEIAPHLKAGKVLSFAHGFNIRFGLIQPPADVDVVMIAPKGPGHTVRWEYQNGQGVPALFAIHQDASGKARELAMAYAKGIGGTRAGILETNFKEETETDLFGEQAVLCGGLSELVKAGFETLVEAGYQPELAYFECLHEVKLIVDLMVKGGLTAMRDSISNTAEYGDYVSGPRLITADTKAEMKRILADIQDGTFARNFVAECEAGKPEMARIRERDAAHPIEQVGKGLRSMFSWLKSA from the coding sequence ATGGCCCAGCTCTTCTACGACTCCGACGCCGACCTCTCCCTGCTGAGCGGCAAGACCGTGGCGATCATCGGCTACGGCTCCCAGGGCCATGCCCATGCCCTCAACCTCAAGGACAGCGGCATCGACGTGGTGGTGGGCCTCTACGAGGGCAGCCGCTCGGCGGACAAGGCCCGGGCCGACGGCCTGGAGGTGCTGAGCGTGGCCGACGCCTGCGCCAAGGCCGACTGGATCATGGTGCTGCTGCCGGATGAGGCCCAGAAGGCGGTGTATGAGAAGGAGATCGCCCCGCACCTGAAAGCCGGCAAGGTGCTGAGCTTCGCCCACGGCTTCAACATCCGCTTCGGCCTGATCCAGCCTCCCGCCGATGTGGACGTAGTGATGATCGCCCCCAAGGGCCCCGGCCACACCGTGCGCTGGGAGTACCAGAACGGCCAGGGCGTGCCCGCCCTGTTCGCCATCCACCAGGATGCCAGCGGCAAGGCCCGTGAGCTGGCCATGGCCTACGCCAAGGGCATCGGCGGCACCCGCGCCGGCATCCTCGAAACCAACTTCAAGGAGGAGACCGAGACCGACCTGTTCGGCGAGCAGGCCGTGCTCTGCGGCGGCCTCAGCGAGCTGGTGAAGGCGGGTTTCGAGACCCTGGTGGAAGCCGGCTACCAGCCCGAGCTGGCCTACTTCGAGTGCCTGCACGAGGTGAAGCTGATCGTGGATCTGATGGTGAAGGGCGGCCTCACCGCCATGCGCGATTCGATCTCCAACACCGCCGAGTACGGCGACTACGTGAGCGGCCCGCGCCTGATCACCGCCGACACCAAGGCCGAGATGAAGCGCATCCTGGCCGACATCCAGGACGGCACCTTCGCCCGCAACTTCGTGGCCGAGTGCGAGGCCGGCAAGCCCGAGATGGCCAGGATCCGCGAGCGCGATGCCGCCCATCCGATCGAGCAGGTGGGCAAGGGCCTGCGCTCGATGTTCTCCTGGCTGAAGAGCGCCTGA
- the cobD gene encoding cobalamin biosynthesis protein CobD, with amino-acid sequence MALALGLDRLVGDPPWCPHPVVVMGWWINRLRGLAEGWAGDRPWALRLAGSLITLLLVGVSGLVGWLVERLALMESCRELGLLVLLLGLGSALAGRSLAQAVEAVLAVLPDDPAASGNDLASARQQLAGIVGRDTAGLNRPQILRALAETASENAVDGLFAPLFWMLVGAGLWQAGWWAGPGPLALAWGFKAASTLDSMLGYRRGRLRWLGTAGARLDDLLVWLPCRLVTLSLPLAAGAAPGRWLALVRQALQDGRPDPSPNAGLSQAIYARVLGVQLGGVNRYSGQLRSKPLLAAGGRAPAAADVRRMLRCSARLSWLWLATAALPGAWVFVTKPLS; translated from the coding sequence GTGGCCCTGGCCCTGGGGCTCGACCGCCTGGTGGGGGACCCTCCCTGGTGTCCCCACCCGGTGGTGGTGATGGGCTGGTGGATCAACCGCCTGCGCGGCCTGGCCGAGGGCTGGGCCGGCGACCGGCCCTGGGCGCTCCGCCTGGCCGGCAGCCTGATCACCCTGCTGCTGGTGGGAGTCAGCGGCCTGGTGGGCTGGCTGGTGGAGCGGCTGGCCCTGATGGAGAGTTGCCGAGAGCTGGGTTTGCTGGTGCTTCTGCTGGGTCTGGGCAGCGCCCTGGCCGGCCGCTCCCTGGCCCAGGCGGTGGAGGCGGTGCTGGCGGTACTGCCCGACGATCCGGCGGCCAGCGGCAACGATCTTGCGTCGGCCCGCCAGCAACTCGCTGGGATCGTGGGCCGCGACACCGCCGGGCTCAACCGGCCCCAGATCCTGCGGGCCCTGGCCGAAACCGCCAGTGAGAATGCGGTGGATGGCCTGTTCGCCCCCCTGTTCTGGATGCTGGTGGGCGCCGGGCTGTGGCAGGCGGGCTGGTGGGCCGGCCCCGGCCCCCTGGCCCTGGCCTGGGGGTTCAAGGCCGCCAGCACCCTCGATTCGATGCTGGGCTACCGCCGCGGCCGGCTGCGCTGGCTGGGCACCGCCGGCGCCCGCCTCGACGACCTGCTGGTGTGGCTGCCCTGCAGGCTGGTGACCCTGAGCCTGCCCCTGGCCGCCGGTGCGGCCCCGGGCCGCTGGCTGGCCCTGGTGCGGCAGGCCCTGCAGGATGGCCGTCCCGATCCATCCCCCAATGCCGGCCTCTCCCAGGCGATCTACGCCCGGGTGCTGGGCGTGCAGCTGGGGGGGGTGAACCGCTACAGCGGCCAGCTGCGCAGCAAGCCCCTGCTGGCGGCGGGGGGGCGGGCACCGGCCGCAGCCGATGTGCGGCGGATGCTGCGCTGCAGCGCCCGGCTGAGCTGGCTGTGGCTTGCCACCGCAGCCCTTCCGGGCGCCTGGGTGTTCGTCACGAAACCTCTCAGCTGA
- a CDS encoding ATP-dependent Clp protease proteolytic subunit: protein MSVSAPYYGDSAVMRTPPPDLPSLLLKERIVYLGLPLFSDDDAKRQMGIDVTELIIAQLLYLEFDNPEKPIFFYINSTGTSWFTGDAIGFETEAFAIADTIRYVKPPVHTICIGQAMGTAAMILSAGTKGQRAALPHASIVLHQPRSGARGQASDIQIRAQEVLHNKRTMLEMLAENTGKSVEQLSRDSDRMTYLTAQEALDYGLIDRVLSSRKDLPGGGAGAELPSADRSPAGIG, encoded by the coding sequence ATGTCGGTGTCAGCTCCCTATTACGGCGACTCCGCCGTGATGCGCACGCCGCCGCCCGATCTGCCCTCCCTGTTGCTCAAGGAGCGGATCGTGTACCTGGGCCTGCCCCTGTTCAGCGACGACGACGCCAAGCGCCAGATGGGCATCGACGTGACCGAGCTGATCATTGCCCAGCTGCTCTACCTGGAGTTCGACAATCCGGAGAAGCCGATCTTCTTCTACATCAACTCCACCGGCACCTCCTGGTTCACCGGCGACGCCATCGGCTTCGAGACCGAGGCCTTCGCCATTGCCGACACGATCCGCTATGTGAAGCCACCGGTGCACACGATCTGCATCGGCCAGGCCATGGGCACCGCGGCGATGATCCTCAGCGCCGGCACCAAGGGCCAGCGGGCCGCCCTGCCCCACGCCTCGATCGTGCTGCACCAGCCCCGCAGCGGCGCCCGCGGCCAGGCCAGCGACATCCAGATCCGGGCCCAGGAGGTGCTGCACAACAAGCGCACCATGCTGGAGATGCTGGCTGAGAACACCGGCAAGAGCGTGGAGCAGCTGTCGCGCGATTCCGACCGCATGACCTACCTCACCGCCCAGGAAGCCCTGGACTACGGCCTGATCGACCGGGTGCTGAGCAGCCGCAAGGACCTGCCCGGCGGCGGCGCCGGCGCCGAGCTGCCCAGCGCCGATCGCAGTCCGGCCGGCATCGGCTGA
- a CDS encoding ATP-dependent Clp protease proteolytic subunit yields MPIGTPSVPYRLPGSQYERWVDIYTRLGVERILFLGSEVNDAVANALVAQMLYLDSEDSSKPIYLYINSPGGSVTAGLAIYDTMQYVKSDVVTICVGLAASMGAFLLGAGTKGKRLALPHSRIMIHQPLGGTSQRQASDIEIEAKEILRIKDMLNHSMADMTGQPFEKIEKDTDRDYFLSAAEAKDYGLIDRVIAHPSEA; encoded by the coding sequence ATGCCCATCGGCACCCCCAGCGTTCCCTACCGCCTCCCCGGCAGCCAGTACGAGCGCTGGGTGGACATCTACACCCGCCTGGGCGTGGAGCGGATCCTGTTTCTCGGCTCAGAGGTGAACGACGCCGTGGCCAACGCCCTGGTAGCCCAGATGCTCTATCTGGATTCGGAGGACAGCTCCAAGCCGATCTACCTGTACATCAACTCCCCGGGGGGATCGGTAACCGCCGGCCTGGCGATCTACGACACCATGCAGTATGTGAAATCCGACGTGGTGACCATCTGCGTGGGCCTGGCTGCGTCGATGGGCGCGTTTCTACTGGGCGCCGGCACCAAGGGCAAACGGCTGGCCCTGCCCCACAGCCGGATCATGATCCACCAGCCCCTGGGCGGCACCAGCCAGCGCCAGGCCTCTGACATCGAGATCGAGGCCAAGGAGATCCTGCGCATCAAGGACATGCTCAACCATTCGATGGCTGACATGACTGGCCAGCCCTTCGAGAAGATCGAGAAGGACACCGACCGCGACTATTTCCTCAGCGCCGCCGAGGCAAAGGACTACGGCCTGATCGACCGGGTGATCGCCCATCCCAGCGAGGCCTGA